The Deltaproteobacteria bacterium genomic interval GGGGAGACCACAGGGCAACTGGTTTTTGAAACGAATGATGATTCCCATAAAACAGTTTCGGTGGACCTAAAGGTGACAGGGGTGGCCCCACCAGCGCTGCCAGTTCTGGTACTGGGGACTGCTGAAATCGATTTTGGCGTGATCTCTCTTGGCAAAAAATCGAGGCCCCGGGAATTCGTCATCAACAATAATGGGAAAGCCCCTTTGCTTCTGACAGAGATTAAAACGGACAATCCTGTTTTTCAGGTCACGGTTAACAACTTGACCATTGCGGCCGGGAGCTCCGGCGAGATCGAGGTGACCGCCTCCCCCACCGGAGAGGGGGAGATTAACGGTCAACTCCTCTTTGAGAGCAATGATCCCAACAACAAATCTGTCGCCAAAGGGCTCAAGGTGCAAGGGAACGCCTCGGTTGCCTCAATGGAATTGTCTCATGAGGTACTGGATTTCGGTGGGGTGACAATCGGAAAACAGGGGAGGCTGGTGCTGACCATCCACAACTATGGAACAAAGGCCTTGGGGGTCAGCGGTATCAAGGTTACCGGAGACCCCTCCTTTACGGTGGCCACAACCGAACTGACGATCGCCCCAGAGACTTCGGGGACGGTAGAGGTAGTTGTCTCACCGAAGATGGCAGGTGCTATTCAAGCCCAACTAGAACTTCAGAGCACCGATCCGAACAAGCCGAGTTTGTCAATTCCCCTGAAGGTGGAGGGGAAGGTTCGGGCGGTGGCCATTGCCGATTTCTTCGACCTTGTGGAGGGCCTGAAGGATCCGAATATCCGCGTTGATCGGGCCGGGGGAAAGGTCCTGATCGTCTCCGACGTGAAGTTTGCGACCGGCAAGGCGACCGCCCCCGATGCACGGCGCGAGGCGACAAACTCCCGGCTCTTTAGCCAGGCGATGGACTACATTATTCGCTCCATCAAGGGGATTGAAAAGGTCCTGCCCTCGGGGCACAAGCTTCGTGTTCGTGTCGTGGGGCATACAGACAGCGTTGGCAGTGAAGCCAGCAACCAGACCCTCTCGGGAGGGAGGGCGACGATGGTAGCCGGCAAGCTCCATGAAGAGATCGCCAAGGATGGCTCTGCGATCGGTTCCTTTGAGACCTGTTCCACGGCCGATCCCTTCTTCTGTGCCGAAGGGAAAGGGGAGTCCCAACCGGTTGCCAACAACAACTCGGAGGGAGGGCGGGCGAAAAACCGTCGGACCGAGGTCTTCCTTGAAGTGATCCTCCCAACCTCTGCGGCTCCCGCTCCTTCAGAACCGGCGCCGGCACCGGTCCCTAATCCATCAGGGACTCCTGATTTGTAGGGTTATTTTAAAAGGGCGATAACGGCGGCAACACAGAGGACGAGGGCGACCCCCCCGATCACAATCCAGAAAATTTCTGCCGGCCCGAGGAGACCAGCCGGTTTTTCAACCGGTAATTCCGAAAATTGCCCCTCTTCCGGCTCCTGAACCGCCGGTTGAGCAGGTTTGAGTCTTGGTTCGGGAGGAGCTGGTTTTGGTTTAGGGGCCGATTTGACTTCTTCCTCGGTAATAATCGGCGCCAGGACTTGGGCATTGATATCTTGCGGGTTGTGATAACGGACCGGGATCGTTCCCAGGAGGAGGGAATCGCCGTCCCGGAGGGCGATTCGCCCAAGCTGTTTGGTCTTGACCTTGGTATTATTGACGAAGGTCCCGTTTTTACTGTCCAGATCCTCAAGGGTGACGGTGTCCCATTTTTTGGTGACCTTGGCATGACGCCGGGAGATCACCTCTTCATCCAGCATCCACTCGCAGGCGGGATCACGGCCGATCACCACCGTCTGTGTTTTCCCTTCGAGAACCAGTTTTTTTCCGGCATACTTCCCCTTGAGGACTTCCAGCGAAGGGGCCGTTTCTTTATCAATCGCCTTGAGGATCTTCTTGATCATCTTCACCTCAAGGACATCGGACTCGGTGACCTCATAGGGTGATCCACCCAAGGGTGATTCACCCGAGGGATCGGCGATCTTTTGTTTGTCGCCGGTGACAAACTGCATTTCAAATTCCTCAATCCTGATCTTGTCCCCCGGCCGGAGGATGGTTTTCTCCCCGTGGTTCATCTGCCGGTTGTTAAGAAAGGTCCCGTTGGCACTCTTGAGGTCAAGGAGGAAGAGGTCTTCTTTTTCAACGAGGATCTTGGCGTGACAGCGGGAGGCGGCACGGCTCTCCAGCACCACAAAGTTGGCCGCATCGCGGCCGATCCCGATCTCTTTCTGGTCCAGTTCGTAGACGAGCGGGGTCGGGTTTTTCTTGCTGGTGAGAATCAGGAGAGGCCTAGAGCCCACCACACCCTCCGTTCGCCTTGATTACCTTTTTCGCAATCTCCAGCTCCTTGGGGAATTCCTCCGGCCGGTCTTTGGTAAAGAGGCAAAGGTAGCGGTTGGCCTCCCGTCCGTCCCCCGCCTCATGGAAGAGTATCCCGAGGTTGTAAAGGCTCCGGGCATGATGCGCGTCCACCGCCAGGGCCGCCCGGAAATTGGCGGCGGCAGACTGTTTGTCCCCCAGGGCCAGATCGGTCATGGCCAGGTTGAAATGGGCCTCGATAAAGTCGGGATTGATCTCGCGTGCCCGGAGGTAAGCCTGCCTCGCCTCCGGATAATTCTGCCTGAGGGTGTAGGTGTACCCCAGGTCAAACCATCCCTTCTCGTTTCTTGGATTCTCTCCGGTGATCTTCAGGAAAATTTGGAGTGCCTGGTCTAAAGACCCCTCCTGCAGGAGGGCCTCTCCATACTTGAGCCTGTTTTCT includes:
- a CDS encoding choice-of-anchor D domain-containing protein; the encoded protein is MGAFTFGFRALSGVNSEETARSVDRPHTERTQATMVQVEPGIHFSGDSFGVVWLFPIPLAVRETWQRKQFRSYGTGFGTALEAFYRPNPEGAGVVLGAGGTVYPYYFTRGDEVVEGREQEGVTRTIERWRGQGYGFVGFHIGEADLLATGGYAVENTYSHLPAPDHVIVGFAVRVLPGGKAPEPAPPSPASPPPVAAAPKPVATLGLSATELDFGEVVVKERSSQTLTITNNGTAPLEIKEMKIQGDYLAFGFSPAPERVPAGGSATIEITANPTLEGETTGQLVFETNDDSHKTVSVDLKVTGVAPPALPVLVLGTAEIDFGVISLGKKSRPREFVINNNGKAPLLLTEIKTDNPVFQVTVNNLTIAAGSSGEIEVTASPTGEGEINGQLLFESNDPNNKSVAKGLKVQGNASVASMELSHEVLDFGGVTIGKQGRLVLTIHNYGTKALGVSGIKVTGDPSFTVATTELTIAPETSGTVEVVVSPKMAGAIQAQLELQSTDPNKPSLSIPLKVEGKVRAVAIADFFDLVEGLKDPNIRVDRAGGKVLIVSDVKFATGKATAPDARREATNSRLFSQAMDYIIRSIKGIEKVLPSGHKLRVRVVGHTDSVGSEASNQTLSGGRATMVAGKLHEEIAKDGSAIGSFETCSTADPFFCAEGKGESQPVANNNSEGGRAKNRRTEVFLEVILPTSAAPAPSEPAPAPVPNPSGTPDL
- a CDS encoding FHA domain-containing protein, translating into MGSRPLLILTSKKNPTPLVYELDQKEIGIGRDAANFVVLESRAASRCHAKILVEKEDLFLLDLKSANGTFLNNRQMNHGEKTILRPGDKIRIEEFEMQFVTGDKQKIADPSGESPLGGSPYEVTESDVLEVKMIKKILKAIDKETAPSLEVLKGKYAGKKLVLEGKTQTVVIGRDPACEWMLDEEVISRRHAKVTKKWDTVTLEDLDSKNGTFVNNTKVKTKQLGRIALRDGDSLLLGTIPVRYHNPQDINAQVLAPIITEEEVKSAPKPKPAPPEPRLKPAQPAVQEPEEGQFSELPVEKPAGLLGPAEIFWIVIGGVALVLCVAAVIALLK